TTGTGAGAATTTAAAATTAAGTAACGAAATTCGAGCCGGTGAGTTAAAGATTTGTGTGTTTAATTAATATTGTCTGAGTGAAATGAAAACTGATAGGTAGATTAATCCAAGgagttattttattgttaaagcTATCTAAAACTAATATGTATACTAAACTTGCCTTCGGTTATAAACACTTATAAAAATAAgagtataagtaataattaaaattattaagatTCAAAGTCCATGCCACAAATAAATGAATTGGGTTACAGCATCTTAGATGGTGTTTAATCCAATTCAAAGCAACGGTCAGAATAACAAATCTCACAACTAATTTATGCGGTAGGTATAAAGCTTAGTCAAAACAATAAATTGGTATAATAAAAACATATGAACGGAATTACATTTTCAGTTTTTGAATATGAtacaatttttacttttaataattaatatcacTAATCACAGGTTAATAATTATAGGACGAAGTCGTACCTATTATTGCAAGGTTTTAAATAGGTGTACTTACCTAatttcatacataaaaaaataagtagatACTTTATAAGGAATTAGCCATTTAGTAAATGTCGtggaatatatatttttttatatcaatcaattaaattaaaaacaaacataaactacctacatatatgttcATTTTAGATGGATAAAAGACCGCAAAAAAGGCAAACAACTTGGAACTTAGCAGTAACAGGAGCGCCATACCTGCTTGAAGTACTTAGAGCTTTTTAGTTAACGGGTCAACTTTATTAGTTTGCATACGCGCGTCTCTCTTATTACCCTATTATATTTAGCTGTACTAATGAATATTCCGTGCACCATCCATATAAAGGCCAATTATATCTTCAATGCGTAGACAAATCTAAACAACAGCAGCAGTCACTCCGAAGCCGAGCCGGAACTTATTATTAGGGTGGTTGAGCAGCGCCGATATTTCGCAAGCCAGCTTGGCCTGCTTGCCGCCGAGGGCGCGCTGCAGCGTGGCGCCGACTAGGCCGTCCGAGTCGGCCGAGCCTCGGACCGTCCACTCGTCCGCGCGCCATTCGTAGGCCAGGGTtgctaccgcacggcgaaatgCAAAGCCAACCTGAGGAGAAAATACCTTGCTAAGAACTTATTCTGCTCCGGGTTTGGTTTGATGTTTTTTTCCCTTTTCTAGGAGATAGATTTATATCGCTACAGGGGCTAGGCTAGCTAAATGTTCCATAATCATACAGTCACTTCAACAACGTGTACTTACCTTTAAGCATCTCCGATGGTGAGGTGCGGTGCAATGGCTTTCACGTAGCACAGATCCTGTCCTGTCCAAGTTGGCGCTAGCTTCGATTTACGTAGTCACCCAATATCACTTTTACAGCTTACAACGAACAGTTACGTGCATAGCACAGATCCAAGCCACGACTGCTCAGGGTACTTACCCGTTAGCTTAATGACCCAAGTTCATCTATATAGTTTCATTtcaaataagtaagtaataacCTCAAACATCCCCGCGACGGTGAGGTGCGGCGCGATGGCTCGCGCATAGCACAGGTCCAAACCACGACTGCCCAGGGTAGCGCTAGCTGAATACTGCTTTGTCATATAGCGTGCTGCGGCTGATGCTGAGCTCAGCTCCGTCGCTTGAACGCGGGATACGAACTCAGCCCCCAGTGATATTTCATCCGTTATCGCCTGTAACATACGCATAGCAGCACATGAACCATGAACCACCTAGCTCGATGGTAtaaccagtggcgtagctaggcgtgggcgaagtgggccgtcgcccacggcctTGCGCCCAAAGGGGGGCCTCGCGCAAGGTCCCTTCGGGCACggtgaaagaaaagggcctcgcagaagcgacttcgcccacggctagattagttcacgctacgccactgggtATAACGGTCGTCTAAGATAAATGGGGCACATCGAACTGTTGAACAATGTACGGGATTTATCATTCGTTGGGGTATATTTTCAAAAGAGTGTTCGTTACGCTCATTACATTACGCTACTGATTTGATATCGATTGCTGAGCAATATGATCACTTTGGATTAGATTTgctttataggtaggtatgctaGGTATATTAAAACTATGGGTCGCTTTAAAAGCGTTTTGGGAAATTCATGATTTAGTTTCTATAAGTAGCTGTCATAAGTTACCGCAAACATTGCGGTTAATTTAAATCTTATATACACAACAATTACTCTAAAATATATCTGAAAAAGATAAAACTAACCTGAAGAAAATGTAAAGCAATGAAATCCTTATTGACGGCAATCACAGAAGCCGTGCAATTGTCAAAATAGGCGTCAAAAATGCTTTCAAAGCTGTAAATCTCGCGGTCAGCGATTTGCGCAACCACTGTGGCCCGAGTACTGTCGGAGGGCCCGACCCGAGCCTCGCAGCTCATCTGTCCGCCTGGCGCCGCTTCTATTATAAAGTAAGGCAGCTTTGACGGCTTGGATTTGTCCATGTAGGAAAGTAGAAGCTTGTAACCACCCGGCGATACTGAACTGAAGGTCATAGAGTGGCCGAGCATCCAATTTTCATTAGTATCCTGCGGGTATTTGTATTGTGGACAGTAAGTACCTATGCCATTAACTGATCTAAGTGTTTGTTACATAATTGTATCTgtattaacacattcgacaccgcgtacccgactctcgggcactcgtaaactttactcagatgccggcatacccgctagtcgggcaagagctataaacctacacgcgacgccgaagtgcccgacaggcgggcaagcattgcatcttcactacctcagggctgccactgccactaacagaaaaaattgtaagtcttctgattattatgtggtcgaaaagttggtacagttgattattatattttattacttcactttgtatttttatttactttacctaatgcgattacatcaaaataaaaattcttattagttggttacgtgaaattgcatacacgggtatgtatcaataggagttagaattttCGTAAATCGTACAACCTAATTTGTGTTTACGAATATttagtaagtataggtatacatCTATTTCATGAGTACTCATAGGATGATTTTTGTGAAACAAAATTCGGAGAAAAATAAACCAAGAAATTCAACTAAGTACCTAACAACATTCTAACTTCTAAGCGGCAGTTCTCAGAAAAAGACAATAGGTCAGTCATCATAAAACAGCACTGCACTGCAACTGCGTGGAAGCAAAACGTAACTAGTAGCTTTGAATAGTTACGATAATTAGTACGTTCGTACACATACAATAAAGTCGCAACTTCTTTGACAAAAGAATGTAGTTACTGTGATCATACACTTAACCCTGGAGATGTTGTTTACCATCCCTTATCTATTTGAAGTTTGCGACCCGGGTTTTTTTTCAACCCGGTCTCGGTGTAAAATTGCAATCGGAGCCATTCCGTAATGGTTTGTGATGTGCAATACTAATAAATGTTGATGATTGGCTTTGTGTGATTTTATTCATTTCCTACTGCCCCACTGAATGCAttgtgataattgataaaacggggagcctaaacagatgagacagcagatttaattttatccacgtacttacacgaaagttacttggcacagccctgagcgtccgccgcttgcccgactagcgggttcgcggcgtgcggcattgagttgcacgtcgttgcccgactagcgagtactgtcggtttctggggtattgtttgaaattttgcctggttgcgaaagtgttaatttGGCAATAATACCTAGTAAaagtttatatattattttatttatttacctagtaAAAACGTTTTTGCAAACCATGGCACTACAAACAGTTCAttcatataataatatgtagtaggtaaatagGATCACATGGCACCCTGgcacttttttttaattctatgaATACTTAAACATACTTATGTAAGTAAGACTTATAGTCTATACATACTATAGTGGTACtaataagtacaaaaaaataccggccaagtgcgagtgggactcgcgtttctagggttccgtacataagtccgactaaCGCTTGACTGCACACTTCTaacaggttttcctgtcatctataggtcaagaactattttgtctttatttcaaaattttagacccagtagtttcggagataaagggggggggggggggggtgaatggtcattttttggctattttcttaaataacttcgaacctatgtaattgaaaattataaaaaaaacgtgtccatctttgggttactaattgacatatgtgtaccaaaatttcaacttaattggtccagtagtttccgagaaaataagctgtgacagacggacagacagacagacgcacgagtgatcctataagggttccgttttttccttctgaggtacggaaccctaaaaagtactaAGTGTAAGTAGAATACTATGGATGAAACTAAACTGGACAGTAAATAATATACCTAGTGGTTTATCCAATATGCACCTAGTTTTGTCTAAAACTCAGCCGGAGTTTCCAACAAAAGGGAATTCTTGTACTACTATGGGTATCATTTTGATGATCACCTGTTTAACAGATAGAGAGGCGCCCTCAAAGCACTGGGGTATCCTGTAGCGAGCTGCGTTGTGGATGTATCTGAGCAAACCCGGGTTGGTTGCACCCGAGGGCAGCCCGCTAGGGTCGCCTTGCGGCTGGTTACGAGAACCGGAAACACCTGCCCCGGATTTCCCTCGGTTTGTGACAGAACATGGCGGCACTGGTGGCGGAGAAACCCTACGCTTCTCTTCCACAGGCTCACACGCGCCACGCCTCGGGGAATTATCACTGGAATTAGGATTACTCTTCGCATAAACAGCTTCGAAGAAACCTCGCTTGATCAAATCCGACAAGGTTGTGGACTGGGAATCACTTttgaacattattttatttaaatcgtagaaaaataatcaaaatagtgtatttaaataaagataacttgcaaAATTGATGTTGACAGTGACAATGATgacttttatattttaaaatcagAATATTACAGCCATATCAATAACAagacttataaaatattaatttatatttgtttgttaattaaacattaaaaaaccaACAGAGAATAAAAAAGTACTGAAACGAAATTTGATCATACTCAACTCAAACGGATATGTTTGAAAGTGGCGCCTTTTTAAATGGATTTGCAACAGTTGACAGTGctgccattctcaatattattcttacaAGCTATTTACATtctcgcgcgagccacgagaatagccgcgagccgcgccacgagacgcgagtgtaagcggtgggctcgtggttcgtctcgtggctcgtaagctcgtcgagctagtataatttaaacactaacggcacggcataaggtttataaccGAAGGACAagccgaacgcgagtgtgtcgagacgagccacgagacgcgccgcgagccgagccgcgagccgcgaGTCTAAGCCGGctattaggttccgaatatcggtaatATAATGCTCCTACTGGCTACTATCCTGTTATTGTTTTAGATAGTTtttattgatgatgatgatgacttgatgagtGAAACAAACTAATAATTTGGGTATTCCAAACAGCAGTCGGGTATTTATTATAGGATGGTTAGAGgtagaccaatagtgggaccggatttttgcactaaaagttttgataattctaaagatgaaaaagtgatacttatctgacatgggacatatttttaagcatatttgtaaaatatgacgaaaagttagaacgagcgttagatataaattaggtatttatatatttttagtaatgattttttaatattgaattaaagtgcaatgtttaagttccatcgtttataatatgtatgacgctttataatgtaaaattattagaaatttttttaacgtgcttcttagtcaaactacaaattagcttattattttgtcgatattgaattaaagtttaataaatccacaacaacatatctaaattcttaagttaataggcaagctaaaaatttagaagaataagatatatgccttagaattaatatgcgttttttgtcctataatatctaatattgaattagagtctgtaaaaataagtctattactataaaataatatacgcagccatattatggaaaataagaaatttcggtgtgtagcttgcattgtaatagtaaaatatatttaaaaaggcgcgaaattcatacatacgccgcgctggtccgtcagtgtcgccggcgcggtgcccgagaccctatcatagcctacctatacctcgcccctcgcctcgccccacctgccgctcacagcactgtctgtcttttcttatcattcatttgtttgtttactgtggacatatataaattagatgcggacattacgtgaaattaaaggggtccctttgtttcccataaagttttaagtcataatgtattgtttgtcatataagaaccttcgggctctcgaattaaggtttatctttgaatggccttagtagcagtttgatagcgttgactcggctcggagagttggcgaattggcgattcattcgccgagttagcggatcggataccaagttatcagttagtttagtggccgagttgattaggaagaacatttgaatttcgaaattgtaataaaaatgtacatgatattcacaactattttttaccatagtttgtcaaaggactgtctcatttcaaacatagagagaatcatcatactatctttgacttacaatagtactagcacccaaaagaaaaggatgaatatagtttttttgtttttatttactgacaaattggtttgaccgactatacctatttctggttcctattgtcatgtcctgtcctattcaacgtcaatatcatattatgtatattataaaccaactgctcaatattacacgtatacatattgaatatacaataaggtaagtgacctcaccttattgtatattccgtgtcggccgtatatgcctatatacggcccactttaaattaaaatgtttttttttttataaacagggtattaagtatgaaaaactcactcaaataggtatcttatttattgaagtttcttcattataccaaaatagttataaaaatattacgatactcttggaaaatataccttttataaaagtcctattgtgggccttattgaacactagcagggtattacttaatcccgcaaaaaaaaaaaattttgacagtagacaataacagattttattgtttttaacttaagagttatacatatacaaataacaatatttggtacttcacaacaagaggatatttataataagttaaaaataattcttttgggccttattaactaaagatataaaaattgtctaatttacgcgaaaatagtaggtaactaaagtcactaaacataaagctttattattattatgtattaacatctgccaagacgagcaaagcgcaagggcactatctaccttttctcgaagcgcttcgtcgttttttggaaccctcataacttggggttggattatactagataaacaaagttctcggacttattaagcatatcaattgcatagctcttatactttagattttattcatatctaaaaacttcgatttcgtcactgactcactcacttgatgattatcaatacctttagggtacttcctgaagtcctctaagaagctgaaatttgatatgtaagatagttttagtacacaaacaacaaataaattcaaaatttgaattttttaatccttaaagggatgatgagggggtttaatcttgtatggggaatcaataatcgctgaaccgatttagttgaaatttggtatgtagataggtattgttatggggaaggatatagaatagatttcaatctcaaagtttacccttacgggctgaaggcagatttcaaccccaaagtttacccttacggggtgaagggtttatatggggaatcagtaagaagtacattgtgtaacagatgcccccagatacttatttcaggatttttaatagtaaatcacccccaaccctttaaattaggggatggaagattgtcataagcaactccCACCCAAaccccaccaaaaacattttgatgtaaaatgttgcccagacgaaaccataaggctcgcactgtcaaaaagttatcagatctcttgccaagcttctaactctacaagccctaacttcactagctctacaccttagtatGTAGCCTTAGTATgtatgtagctcggccgtttcgtttctacaagaactattgtatgtataataaaaaaaccgcccaagtgcaagtcggactcgcgttccaagggttccgtacattacacaatttttaacaatatgtttttttagtgaaaagtgagtaaaatgtcttttaaaaacccgtagggatcggatcaaaaactaagtacttaagtccgactcacgccacagattatacaatagttcttacgaactgatacttatctctcaaacaaaacgcaagtacctaccgttttgatacctacacaaaaatacaatggagtgaccttcaacgcgccgctccccgcaccgcgcgcaccggcacaacgctagggttgctgacgcttagaaatgataaataaatacccacttaaacagaggagtgaaataaaaggaaagctaaatcttaaattatacctaatattccgattatgctttagtgtttgcgaaatagtcattttaaaaggtcatatgtccctgcagcaaccgcagtgtttacgccgttttataaaccgcgcaataatcccagcaagaattagttttaaaacttcgtgtaatttaaaaccagatagagattaatgttacatagtaaagaaaaataatataaaccccatgaataaaggtaattaattataagttaaccagagcaaaaatgagtaggcactttccggtgtaaacttactgtcgttaaaataaacatttaccaaaataaattaaaaatttactacctatttcaaatagatagatatctaaatctatacatttgtcacacatattaaacattacatgtttaattaaagaaattcaatagtaggtaggtacctactacccgcgcgattcgaactttaagatatcgcgccgttagacttcactagatatgaaatagtaaagatatgtgacgttccacggcaaaaggaaccttatggcggctggcgcttacgcttattattatcgccactccaatattcagtcggggcaatggtaccttttgccgtggaacgtcacatatcgagGGGTGCGTggtcaaacccgataagtcgAGTAAAAGGGTTTTTGAAATTAGAACTATATGTGACATGCGTAGAATTCTTATTTGAATGATAAAATATTTGGATTTATCGGGTTTGACCACGCACCCCTCGATATCTTTactattaggtccttacctatgaaattggcgtttttgttcatagatataagtctgatcctagttttttttttttacaaaagtacatacacaattacaataaaactacagtgcactcaataaacaacgattttacatacaattaattgttattttttattgttaagtgttcagaattaagccttgaaaataggtcttttcatgtgctgtcggttcgagtattaaaattacttatatttttctaatggtaccaattttcaagaaatggagatattgaaaacataccttaaaggtgtcaaaaattactggaaaaattttgtttggtttgaattagccatcaaaaaaatatccgcaaaattaattgtatggaaattcgtgtttcgttgaaattctccggacaaaacgccaatttcataggtaatgacctaatatttcttatctagtgcatctctaattcatttcccgaatcccgccgtccgtgtaactatcgtaaaaattgacactgcggcgcgcggtgacgtgcgtacgtgagcgcgtgtggcaaccaactggcttgcttttctaccgtgaacgggagcagattcgtaggtattaatccgagctcgcgcagagagttccataggcctgctcacgcttagctccacatttctaataggttttcctgtcatctataggtaaagagctaatatgtgtatttttttcataataaaaagacccagtagtttcggagataagggtaatgttaattttttgcatgttttcttaaataacttctaaactatttattttaaaattatgaaaaaaatatatttgagattctaattctaaaatgagccccttcatttgatatataacaaagatatagttttttttcttctatttatcattcatctcaaaagtgacccctttatttaaatttatattacatatttactttacatgtatgtctttgggttatagacaagtttcaacttattagtccagtagtttcggagcaaataggctgtgacagacggacagccagacacacgagtgatcctataagggttcagttttattccttttgaggtacggaaccctaaaaataatgattataataagtttttcaccttatgcccatgtggcggtagcaaaacagccaagccacatattttgactaaggtgtagagttagtgaaggggcttgtagagtttgaagcttggctcgacaagagatctgataactttttaacagtgcgagtcttaggcttatggtttcgtcttagcaacattttacatgaaaatgtttttggtgggataattttttacagtataaatatttcttcgtaacagttagtattatcctttaacatgatttttactgtacatctgggccctatttcaccaacgtgacaggtgcgacatttgtcgacatcactgttactgacgtcacaggcctttataggctacggtaaccgcttaccatcagacgagcggtgtggttgtttgccaccaaccagtgttgggcgtaattaattactcgtgtaatttaattacatgtaattaaaatgtttgtaatttaattacataaaatttaattacatgtaattaatttttctgtgtaatttgcaattgtgattacattaattagtaattaaattactcaattacttttcatttacctttttaataatatgcaaatatgaacaaatttacttgtagtaattataaagaaaaacttttatgaattccattatacgctggataacgttataacatattttttatccctggaatcatacctttacagggtactatgtgacaaaccacgttgaatatggcggtcggcgcttacgtcgcgtagcaccgcattagtttgcacgatgcacatccctggtgcgccgggtgcgggccagccccaaccctatcctgtgtgtgatagcggacagacttgactgcccgtatatgagacactgctgcgaaatgcatgtttccagcagtgtatatatattgtaatagttaattaggtactaacattaggaacgtaagtctactaacaaatctgtatgagtccatagttgctcgaaataaatatttttcatttcattttcatttcattagttaatagggcgccggtaataatgacgtaagcgccgacctaaggtgcctttcgggttggactgtagcaaagggggggctgggacttggacaattgtcacaagaaatacgacagttgtcacgaaattccgacacagaactcatttgctgtcatgaattaccgaaagttctttgaaatcttgtgtcaattgtcatcattatcatcataaacaagaaagatacctgttttttgccgatataataaagtttttttttaataatacaatgatagtgacaaacaggaataaggcccgtc
This genomic interval from Cydia splendana chromosome 4, ilCydSple1.2, whole genome shotgun sequence contains the following:
- the LOC134789790 gene encoding mitochondrial import receptor subunit TOM40 homolog 1-like, with protein sequence MFKSDSQSTTLSDLIKRGFFEAVYAKSNPNSSDNSPRRGACEPVEEKRRVSPPPVPPCSVTNRGKSGAGVSGSRNQPQGDPSGLPSGATNPGLLRYIHNAARYRIPQCFEGASLSVKQDTNENWMLGHSMTFSSVSPGGYKLLLSYMDKSKPSKLPYFIIEAAPGGQMSCEARVGPSDSTRATVVAQIADREIYSFESIFDAYFDNCTASVIAVNKDFIALHFLQAITDEISLGAEFVSRVQATELSSASAAARYMTKQYSASATLGSRGLDLCYARAIAPHLTVAGMFEVGFAFRRAVATLAYEWRADEWTVRGSADSDGLVGATLQRALGGKQAKLACEISALLNHPNNKFRLGFGVTAAVV